The following proteins are encoded in a genomic region of Camelus ferus isolate YT-003-E chromosome 8, BCGSAC_Cfer_1.0, whole genome shotgun sequence:
- the SPACA1 gene encoding sperm acrosome membrane-associated protein 1, with protein MSPGGAGCSARLLLTVGWLLLARLQSTCGTNVTAFRDPGLDREGEGENEGEEEAGTDSEAENEPQDEAEEDVSNGTIVKEVEFGMCTVTCGIGIREVILTNGCPGGESKCVVRVEECRGPVDCGWGKPLSESLESVRLACVHISPVNRFKYVWRLIRPNQQAIILPNDSAILEVHRDIHPMAYECETLENDEIIASVKFTIYTTAELQMKRSNRPDTDAVLVFVLTIGVVICIFVIFVLIFIIVNWAAVKDFWGAKASTTEVQSELSSMRYKESTSLDQSPTEIPGHEEDALSEWNE; from the exons ATGAGCCCCGGGGGCGCGGGCTGCTCCGCCAGGCTGCTGCTGACGGTTGGCTGGCTGCTGCTGGCACGCCTCCAGTCGACGTGCGGGACCAACGTCACCGCCTTCCGGGATCCCGGCTTGGACCGCGAGGGCGAGGGCGAGAACGAGGGCGAGGAGGAGGCTGGGACCGACAGCGAGGCCGAGAACGAGCCCCAGGATGAGGCTGAGGAGGATG TTTCAAATGGGACAATAGTCAAAGAAGTAGAATTTGGGATGTGCACCGTTACATGTG GTATTGGTATTAGAGAAGTTATATTAACCAATGGATGCCCTGGCGGTGAATCCAAGTGTGTCGTCCGGGTGGAAGAGTGCCGTGGACCAGTAGATTGTGGCT ggggTAAGCCACTTTCAGAAAGTCTTGAAAGTGTTAGACTGGCATGTGTTCATATatctcctgtaaaccgtttcaAATATGTTTGGAGACTTATAAGGCCAAACCAA caaGCCATTATACTTCCAAACGATTCAGCAATCCTGGAGGTTCACAGGGACATTCACCCCATGGCTTACGAGTGTGAAACGTTGGAGAATGATGAAATAATAGCATCTGTTAAATTCACAATCTATACAACAGCTG aactgCAGATGAAAAGATCGAACCGACCAGACACTGATGCGGTTCTAGTTTTCGTGCTGACCATAGGAGTTGTTATCTGTATATTCGTGATCTTCGTACTGATCTTCATAATTGTAAACTG ggcGGCAGTCAAAGATTTCTGGGGGGCAAAAGCCTCAACAACCGAGGTACAGTCTGAGCTGAGTTCAATGAGATACAAAGAGTCAACTTCTCTTGACCAATCACCAACAGAAATACCTGGACATGAAGAGGATGCTTTAAGTGAATGGAATGAATGA